The sequence GCTTGCACAGATTCGCGCGCAAGTTGATGCCCAATCTCAGCAGCTTTCGTCGGCAGTGCATGTGGCCGAGTCAGCATATACAAAAaagctggacgagctcTCGAAGAATTTTGTAGCCGTGGGCAATTCTTTCAACAGCCTCGAAGACCGTATCTCTGAAGTCGGTAGGACTGCGATTCGCATCGgcgaacagctcgagacgatcgaCAAGCAACGGAATCGAGCTAGCGAAGCACACGACCTCATCGAATTCTACTACATGTTTGCCCGAGGAGACACCACGAAactcgagcatctgcgcAAGGAAGGGGGTCGCGAGGGTCGAATCAAGACGGCAGTCATTGCACGCCGCCTGGCTGCCATCAGTCGCGAGGTGGATGTGGCAGGAGCAGAACAGACCCGCGACTCGATTGATCGCTACTGTGAACGGTTCGAGCGCGACATGCTTAAGCTTTTTGACAAATTTTACCGCAGGTCAGATCCAAAGATGATGTCACACATTGCAAAAGTGCTGCAAGGATTCAATGGTGGTGCGAGCTGCGTTCAGATCTACGTCAATCAGCACGACTTTTTTATCTCTAAGGATCGCGTTGGTGAGGCCAAtggcatcgagctcagTCAAATATGGACTCACATGGCCGACCCTGATCATGCACCACCAAAGTCTGAGCCGTCTCTTACGGCACTCTTCAACGAAATCCGGCAGACGGTTGAGATCGAAGCGCAAATCATCTCGGCAGTCTTTCCCAATCCGTTGGTGGTTATGCAGACCTTTTTACAGCGTGTGTTCGCGCAGTCAGTCCAGGGATTTGTCGAGGTTATCATGGACAAAGCCGCCGACATCAATGCACCTAGCTTTGTCGGCGCAGGCGGCAACATTGACACGAAAACAGCAGCACTCGAGCTTAATCCTCCTTCCAACTCGCAGCCTACAACCTCGCATCTCGCGTTTCTCCGGGCGCTCCATATGGCTCGATCCAGTGCACTCAGTCTTGTCAATGATCTCAAGTTGTATGATTACCGGGGCGCTGGCATCATCGGGCCAGCGTATGCATCAGCCCACACTGCAAACGGAGACGGCGTGGTCTCAGACTCGATCAGACTTCTTGGCAACGATTTTGCCGCTGGCGCTAGTCAGCTAGCCGGCGCATCTGCGAGCCCTTTGGCGACCATGTTAGACCAGTCGGTAGAAGAGCTCTTTGTGCCATACATGGAAGGCATCCGCTACATCGACCGAGAgtcgcgcagcttggcggATCTATACGCAGGCCTGCTTTTCAAGTTCATCAGCTTCCATCGCAcatcagctgctgccaaaaGAGACAAGGCGTCTGGAAATACCATCTTCAACCGCATGCGTAACCAGATCACAGCCACTTCCGacgcctcgtcctcgaccTCAAGTCTCGGCGGAAGCTCGAACACCGCGCAGACGAGCACAGCCGCTAGCTCTACCGTGTCGACATCCAAGACATCGTTCTTCAAGCTCTCGAACCTAGCGGATCGCGTTCGTGGTACTCACAACACCGCTGCTACTAGCAGCACTCTATCCGTTACCGCAGGCAGCACAGCGACTGCATCAGCAGAGTCCAGTGTCGATGGTCAACATGTTGCAGGCGGCGCGcacgtcgaggatgagcttgacgaCACTGACGGCGACCTGTCGCTCGACATTGCTGAAAAAATGTTGCGGTGGCATGCCGAGTCCATCGGCCGCTGTGTTGACCTCAGCTCGCCATCTGAAGTGCCCAAAGCGACGTTTGCGCTGCTACGAGTGCTTACCTCGGCATACATCAAAACGTATGTTGAGACCGCTCTGGACTCGGCTTTGGCCGCAGTCACTGCACAAGATATTCGTGGAGCAGTCATGCCGGATCCATCGGCTGCCATGTCGGTGGTGCGTTCTGTCGAGCTTCTTATCTCTCTTTGGCAGCACTACGTCAATACTGCGTTGCTGCCACTTGCAAGTACCAGTGTCACTTCACGCCGAGAGATGATGATCTTCAATAATCACAATCTGCTTCGTGTCGAAGGAAAATGCGATGCGTTGATGCAAAAGATCGCCGATAATGTGGTTGGGTTCCTCTCGAACCGACTCAGTACGCAAAGGAAGAACGACTTTACGCCTAAGAACGACGATCTCGCTTTTGCGCGACAGAACACCGAGCCTTGTGTTGCTTGCTCCGAGGCGCTGGAAAAGGTGCAGCAAGCGGCGAGGGTCCATCTGAGCCTGTCGTCGAGTCGAATGGTTTCGTCTACCAGTGGCAGCATCAACGTTCGTGGATCTCCAGGGCCTGTACAGCGTCCTGGATCGAGTCGTGCTATCCGCGGAGCAGCGTCGATAGATACCGATGAAGCTGTTGCACGCGTGAGCTGGAACGCAAACAATCCGAGAGccgatgcggatgcagctgacgacgatgacgatgaccaACATGGTCGTAGCCACCTTTCTCGCAACGCAGAATCGTTCCTCACGGAAATCGGTGTAGCTTTTCACGGTctcctgctcgagcacctGCGCAAGTACACAGTTAGCGCTACAGGCGGCATCATGCTGACCAAAGATCTGGCAGTGTATCAAGACGCGATTGGAACGTTTGGCATCCCGGTCCTGTCGGATCGATTCGAAATGCTTCGACAGCTCGGCAACCTGTTTATCGTCCAAGCCTCGGTTCTCAAGTCATACATGCGAGAGGGACAtctcgccaagatcgacgagagaCTCCTGCGTCCGTATCTGCTGAGAAGAGCAGACTACGCGAAAGAGGTGAGAGACTTGGATGATGGGCCTGCACCGACAACGCCAACTGCTGCGACGGCGGGAGCGGCCAATCCGTTTGGTGTGGGCAAGGACGTTTTCGCAACAGCGCCAGGAGGTCATGATTTGTTCGGCCACTTGCCGGGCTTGATTGGTAGAACAAGTGCTGCGGGAGGTGTTGGTACGGCATCAGCATCTGCGTCATCAGTGGGTAAGACAACGGAGGAAGTACGATTGCAAAGGCTGGGAGAGGTTTTGGCTCATTTGGAGAGCTTCAAGCTTGACGCCGTGGTCAAACGTGGCAAGGAGGAGCAACACACCAGTGCATCGTCAGCTGCCGCTCGCAAATAGAGTGCGCTGTTGAACACACGAGTGTATTGTACAGTATCATACGACTTATCAAGGTCAACACGAGATGTTTCAAATTTTTCTTGTTGCTATGATGGGAAACGATCAGAATTGCAATGGAGCCCGTGACAAGAGAAACAAGTGAGTTAGAGTGTGCATGTACTACAAATGGGTGAGAAGACGAaagagattcacgattggacAAATTTGATTTGCCGCATATCTACGAGATGATGGACGACCTGCTAGTAGCCAGCACTTTGGGCTGGCCGTTTTGCG comes from Mycosarcoma maydis chromosome 1, whole genome shotgun sequence and encodes:
- a CDS encoding exocyst subunit SEC10 (related to exocyst complex 100 kDa component), which produces MSNFNVTPPQPRPARSRPPLGSPASAAPLNRATSSTARPYHDAIVSELCTLDTFQNDFNTNDFIAQLTSKLVQRSKADPGPFNPRPFIRTFEAAMDQLAQIRAQVDAQSQQLSSAVHVAESAYTKKLDELSKNFVAVGNSFNSLEDRISEVGRTAIRIGEQLETIDKQRNRASEAHDLIEFYYMFARGDTTKLEHLRKEGGREGRIKTAVIARRLAAISREVDVAGAEQTRDSIDRYCERFERDMLKLFDKFYRRSDPKMMSHIAKVLQGFNGGASCVQIYVNQHDFFISKDRVGEANGIELSQIWTHMADPDHAPPKSEPSLTALFNEIRQTVEIEAQIISAVFPNPLVVMQTFLQRVFAQSVQGFVEVIMDKAADINAPSFVGAGGNIDTKTAALELNPPSNSQPTTSHLAFLRALHMARSSALSLVNDLKLYDYRGAGIIGPAYASAHTANGDGVVSDSIRLLGNDFAAGASQLAGASASPLATMLDQSVEELFVPYMEGIRYIDRESRSLADLYAGLLFKFISFHRTSAAAKRDKASGNTIFNRMRNQITATSDASSSTSSLGGSSNTAQTSTAASSTVSTSKTSFFKLSNLADRVRGTHNTAATSSTLSVTAGSTATASAESSVDGQHVAGGAHVEDELDDTDGDLSLDIAEKMLRWHAESIGRCVDLSSPSEVPKATFALLRVLTSAYIKTYVETALDSALAAVTAQDIRGAVMPDPSAAMSVVRSVELLISLWQHYVNTALLPLASTSVTSRREMMIFNNHNLLRVEGKCDALMQKIADNVVGFLSNRLSTQRKNDFTPKNDDLAFARQNTEPCVACSEALEKVQQAARVHLSLSSSRMVSSTSGSINVRGSPGPVQRPGSSRAIRGAASIDTDEAVARVSWNANNPRADADAADDDDDDQHGRSHLSRNAESFLTEIGVAFHGLLLEHLRKYTVSATGGIMLTKDLAVYQDAIGTFGIPVLSDRFEMLRQLGNLFIVQASVLKSYMREGHLAKIDERLLRPYLLRRADYAKEVRDLDDGPAPTTPTAATAGAANPFGVGKDVFATAPGGHDLFGHLPGLIGRTSAAGGVGTASASASSVGKTTEEVRLQRLGEVLAHLESFKLDAVVKRGKEEQHTSASSAAARK